Part of the Mytilus edulis chromosome 9, xbMytEdul2.2, whole genome shotgun sequence genome, ttttatttaagactttttagctaatcttaataaaattgagaaatgtgtcaaagcgacaacaacccgaccatagagcagacattacagccgaaggccatcaatgggtctttaaATTGTACCCAAGTTAGGAGCTACATTATGTATATCAATTTgtaattgaaatgttttataaacatAGGCAATAGTagttagtataccgctgttcgaaagacATAAATCGAATGAGACAAAACAAAttcggttacaaactaaaaccgagggaaacatatcaattACAGAAGGAAAATTACATGACATAGTTATATTACTGATAATCAGCCCCCTCTTACCTTAATTTGAAAACACACATAATTTACAGGTATAAAAGATTAAAATCCTGCAAGCCGAAATaccaaaaaaagacaaaatagaaAATACAGCAGCGTCATACTTAACTATGCGAATTACATTTTTACGGTATCCTACATATTGggcttttgatgttgtccctaaaacTATTtagtttttgctttgagaccaacatttggtaaaaaaaaatgattttgaggTGCGGAGTGCACATGACTCTAATCTAAATGGACTAGGATTGTAATGTTTCCAATGCACAAAGGTCGGTCGATCTTTTCCGGCATACCGGCTGCCTAAGACTAAAAACTGACCGCTTTGAAATAGCACAGTAGTACTGAATGTGAcccaccgaattagactatttaccagatatGTAATAACATAAGAAACATGttgggtgcaacatgtggagcaggatctgcttacccttccggagcacctgagaccacccccggttttttgtggggttcgtgttgcttagtctttagttttctatgttgtgtcttctgtactatatttgtctgtttgtccttttatttttagccatggtgttgtcagtttattttcaatctatgaatgTGACTGTCCCTCTCATATCGTTCGTCTATCTTTTGCGTTAACTACCAACCAATCAATAAATCGATCTTATCAGTCTTTGTGAGAAGTTTTAAGGAGTATGTTTCAAATCCTAAATATAATAACTGTTAACAAAGTAACATGTCGCTAAGAAGTAAGACAGACTTCCTTAATGTCCAATCTGAATCATTTTTTATTGAGAATTTGTTTCTTAATCATGATATTTATTTCTAAGTTggccttctttttttataaaaataagttggACTTAATCTTTCAGTTTGTACTCAAAAGAAAAAGGAATCAACTGTGTTTGTACTACTACAAGCACAAAATAAAAAGATGACAAGTCTTTTTATCCGCCCGTTTATGAGACGAGTTAAGTTATACAGAAGTCAGACCATCCGTCCGTCCGATTGTCCTTATCAACATGTCGGACAAAAATCGAAACGATTTCGCAAATGTTCATGAAACTTTTAATCTATTGACATTAGgtcccttttgattttttttttctataaatttcagATTATGCAAGTACACAAATGcacttcaaaatatatatttattattaagcaACATGCATTAAAGGTAAAAGAAAGGAGAAGTGGTATGGTTTCaaagaataattttttttcacgAAAGGATGAGTGGAAAGGatgatatatttaataaaattatttgaaaaacaaacatgaatttcaaagtaaaattttaaatcgTTCATATCCAGTGTCGAAAAAACTTTAAGTTCGTTCACTTTGAATATAAAACATCTGTTTACACACCACTTCGTATGATAATCCATTATTGTCATTTCAGATGTTTGGAACTACGCCTACGAGTTTTACGTTTGGGTCAGCTGTTGGAGTCCCAACGGTTTTTGGGGAAGCCCCAGCTGCATCTGTGGATAGGCATGCTGATTGTACTGATGAGATTGACAGCAAAAAGCGTTTGTCTCTTTTTTCTCAGCACgatttaataattaaaatcgATAATATAAAACTGCACGTGAACAAAGAACAGCTGATGGTCCAGTCACCAGTATTTGAGAAAATGTTTACGTCAGACtttaaagaaaaagataaacaggaAATAGAATTAGAAGGAAAAGACGTGAACAGTTTTGTTGACTTTCTAAGGTGCACTTTACCAGGAATTGATGAAAAATTCACAGGTAATTATCTTTATCTCACAAACTGTATTGTGGTGTTCACCAATGCTGTGCATTATTATACTTATgtttaaatattacaaaaagggAAGGGTGGGTAGTCATTGAATGTATGATTTATTACTTattgaaaaaatcattaaacTACAATGTACTAGCATGCTTTAGTTGTTCATTTATTTGTCATCTGTTCTTTTTTTCGTGGAGAGATGTCTCTTTGGCAATCTTACGACATCTTCTTAGTTTTATTATACTAAAAAATGCCCCCGAAATGGCAGTACAATTGAGCAAGTGATGAAACAAAGAGAAAGGACAGTGTATTGATTTGGACACGGTTAATGCATTTAGTTctacattaattttgtatttatttacagAAATGAAAATGAGGAATATAATGCAAAAGACCCCATTCATCTcggttggaaaataaaattattagatACCCTAAGAAAAGTGTGACcaagtataattttttttccgTAGTGTATTTTACCCTAAGGACTTAAAATTTCGCGGACAGTACGACGACTGGGCATGTGCGAAAGTGTATAAGACACAGATCGACAATGGTCTCCGAAATttgatattttctaaaaaaaaaatggcgtttTCTGTAGCGTTTGGCCATTAACCATGACATGAAAACAGGTTGACTGATCTATACGTAGATTGCACTATATTAAAAGGTGGTATTCGTAATCAACAAATGCATATTACAACATTTGCACAACTCTCTACCCACGTCAGCTATATAGCTTAAATTTTCAATGTTTAGCTTGAGTGTACAGTACCTCTACGCAATTAAGGAGGCTAGCGGGTACAAAAAAAtcatccaaaatttaaaaaaaattattcttaaCAAACTTTATTTATGACACTATtacatagagattaatacatggccttttccatatcagatTGGGTATCATCCCGAatcccccatatcagcccgaggaAAATTCAAGTGGAAATTTAAGTCCCCAATCaattggaaaaatcaaaagctcaaacacatcaaactaatggacaacaactgtcataatttGTATTCATGACTTagaacagacattttcttatgtagaaaatggtggatttaccctggttttatagctagctaaacttctgaCTTGTATGACGGTCGCAAAAAAATCCATTATAGTGACATTTGAAATGTTCAGTAATATATCACTTCTTTGTTGGCTTGTTCACTAATCAGACGAAAGGTccttcatttatgtgttgtttttgaAATGTAGACGCGATATTGCCACACACTGTCGTGTTGTCACCTTTCTCGTTGCAAACGACATTACAGTTACAAAAGCCTACAAAAAAATctatcatgtttattttatagataaaacAGTTCAATCGGTGATTCCTCTGGCAGATGAATATCAAACGTCCAGCACACTTCGAAAAGCAGATCAGTTCCTTGCAGAAAAGAGCAAAGCCATTGGGTATAAAATCACTTCTGAGCAATTAATAACGAACATTCTACAAGCAGAGCTCTATCAACTGCCATCTTTCCTGGAGGAATCTATAACCATTGCCTGCAGGAAATCgtttgaaaaatttgtaaaaaatccaaaatttaaCGATATTACTTCTGAAACTAGATTGAAAATTGCTTTAAAGCGTTGGAGCGACATGGATGCAGTTTTTAAATCAACAAATCATCTTAACCATATATCGGAAAGTGTTGACTTCTATAAGTTGCATGGACAGCCAGTGTTGCCTTCATCACCGATAGATGAACCAGGGCCTACTGTTGGCCGTAGTGGATTTAGTTTTGGAACTTCGTCACATAAACAGGATTTATCCATGTCACTTAAACCATTCATGCAGACAAATTAACCTAAATGGTAGAATTTGGTATGACAAGTAAACGAGTATGTTTCTAGGTTATAACACTCTTCATAATGTATATAAAACCTGTgggtatataattttttttttaaaagggaggGTATTATCATTTTAATTGGTGTTAAATAAACTGACTTTATATACctatatgaatttattttctttcagaaaaaaaggTCATTCAAACCAACCACCAACCCGGACgattttcaatgaaatatgcttcTAGGCATACAAGAATAACCCGTGTGAGTTAAATACTTTTCCCTGATTTAAATGAAAACTATAATTTActtaaacatttataatataattcaTTTGATAGTTTTCGTGTGTTGTTGGCAATCGGAGGTTGTACTTTTTAATGTTCAATCTTCGATATTCTTAGGACAGAATCAATATCCTTTTATAAGATTAAAGTACCAAATACTTCGTAACGAATGATGACTTTCGTTCCAATGAAGGCACGTGATGTGAGATATATTATTGATGCACAATTTTTAAAGTAAGCCAGATCTAACTATAAatagaacatgtggtatgattgtcaatgagacaactgtccacaagagaccaaaatggcagacattaacaactataggccaccgtacggccttcaacaataagcccATTTGTGTGTAGGGTTTCGAAAAATCTTATTGCTCCGCACTGTATTAGAAATCATATTTTGGCCAACATGAACATTCTTTTTTCGTGTTACATGTGCTTGTACGTGTATCATAATTTCGTGCTCTCTTCGTGTCAGTTCTGAACTTTTTACATCTATGTATACCTTTTATTCTATAAAACTATTAAATAgtcttattttcattaaaaacagTTCAGAAATTATGAAAGTACTTTATAGTGGGATGGAgagaatataaatttaaaatatatgatttatttgttttgctattcgaaataaaaatgttcagaatagtttaatttgtataaaattgtTGAAAGTTATATGCTTTTCAGCgataaaaatatcagaaaaaacgGAGAAAATCCACAAAATCCCCTCTGTCATACACTGACTTCGCACAATGAACTTTCCATACACAGTTATCCAGCGGTAACAACATTCATTTGTGTCTTGCTTCATGCAGTAACagtgatatttttgttatttcgcAGAATCATGTATTATCTATATTAATTGGTGAAACTTTTGTATTATTTAACATtatagaagaggggcgaaagataccagaggaacagtcaaactcataaatcgaaaataaactgacaacgtcatggctaaaaatgaaaaaggcaaccacacaaataatagtacacaaaaacaTCATAGGAAACTAAATACGGAGCAACACGAACCCGGCCAAAAACTTGGatgatcacaggtgctccggaCGGTAAAGCAGATCATACTCctcgtgtggcacccgtcgtgttgctcatgttatttaaACCGGACAAATAGTCGAATTCGGTAGTTCATACTAatgaaaagggaaagggattgtaatAATGacgaaaggaacatatccgatagcatctgtgaaacggttattccataacggtcaaccaactcgtgatggcgtccgtaaaatttacaaaggaatgAATTTAACTTTACCATTTGGTACTCTTGGTCTTATAGCTTCCaagtgagcagcaaccctctatcaagataatcatgataggaaatgcaaacacggaaatatcgtatcgaTTGGGAGATATATGttctgtatgcaggcgctgctggaatgttgctacttagaaatgggaagttcacaattgggaagttgATATCCACTGTTTTGTCGTAAAgatttgtcttcaaccgaccctcattgtcaatttctagatgtaagtcaatatatgaggccgacttaattgTATACGTTATATCCTTtctctctagttcgatgggatatatGCGTTCAACATGGTTACCAAATTTTggattatttagtgagagaagaTCGTCTTAATTGCAGAACGTaaaattaaaggatattgctatctgtttatctttcttccttagaagttcctgcatgaatgTACGGGAATGGTAGTGCAAACGCAGTGTACGTATTCCGCACCTCTGGATTTGCATTGGATAAAACATTGAGGATAAAGTAAAATCATACTCAACATCAGAATGATAATGCAAAGGAACCAATGTTAATGCCGTAATACCAGAGCGACCCTAGTGGCAAATTGCCATAGACTTTACAGAAACAACACCTTCTTTTACCTGAGTTTagaaagctataaaaccaggtgtaatgcaccattttgtaaataaaaaaatgtgtgtaattagtgttacggccagaaatcgcctttaaattgtagccaacaaaagacacaaatcaatactaaaatttaacaatatttattatacaaaagtttacaagaagtattttacaaatatcactgataacttaactgtcaaaatatgagtccactcttttatctttatctgtatccggaaatctttcggaatccaatctgaatattatgttcactactaaggtcacaatccagtatgatgttgtttgtagaataaaagtgtcaatccaaatgccgtgaatactaatgtctatcaatgtctaagtccaagtttaattatgagagtttaactttagtgtctgtatatatagtgttgtcatggaaaatgctagaacactctataatggaacattgtggaaaatcttgaaagttacaacggaagtttctggaataacgtagaagtttaaattacgcatcttttataaggatcattctagaaagttccaatcgttctgtgattgttccagtgattcctaaactgcacagttataagattatttggtaaacaactatcaggccatacaacacaaattaggccaacataaataaacataataattacaatatcataacactagtcaggaatatgacagttgttatctattcgtttgattttgctatttgcttACAGACTTTTCGTTTAAGATTTTAACATACAACGATCCACCTATTCTTTGCGCAATAGAGTGGACAAGGCGGGAGACACGTCTAAGCCGTCAAGAAGCTCATTATGAAATTGAGAATCCGTACAGAGCTATTTTAGACCATCGAAACAAACAGTTGGACATTGATCTTTCACAAGCATTGGACATTGAAAACATCATTACCGCTATTGATGTTACACTACATCAACAACCGTGAAATACTCAACAAATGCGAAACCCGCTAAAGGAAGAataaaatgaaactaaaaaacATTGTGGACATAAATTAAATCCACTAAGATAAGGATACTCTGTTGTTATCAGAACACATAATACAATAACACCACACGTCTTGTTCGTATGTATTGCAAACGTCAGATGGCAGAGGTTAATGGTTACTGAAAGATAACAATAACAAAGCAAATAAAAACTGATACGAAATTCatgtttttaagataaaaatcaCATTCAACTTTACAGTCAGAGaataaaaaaggcaacagtactataccgctgttcgaaattcaccaatcgatttagagaaaacaaatccgggttacaaactaaaaccgagggaaacacatcaactataagagaaacaAAAACCAGAAACACTAAAGTACATAAAACAAAAtcgacaatgtaacacacacagtaacgaactataagataacaactgtcattttcctgacatggtacaggacattttaagaaaacaaatgtaGTTTGAACCTGTtattgtggctagccaaacctcgcgcttttatggcaatattaaaAATAACACTAAAAGGACAATGATAATGTGCCTGAATAATTATGAATGTCACTTGTTCATTTTTTAAGCAATTTCTAATATGATTTGTGACATAAACACTGCTATATTATCtaaaaccttcaacaatgaaacgCAAGCTACACGTTGGACATATTAATTTACAAAACATAACATGTATTTGCAACAATCATGTGAAACACATTGAAAGTATCATTGaacgaagaaaaagaaaaaacacctTGTGAAATTCCAGATGGGATCAATGTTCATAATAAGAACCTGTCAAGGAGAAAGAAAACAGCTATTACAGCGGACCATACACTAAACATTGACCAGGTTCTACATGTGAACAAAAATTCTGGATATGTTTTGCCAGTTGGAACacataagaattatttttttatatatagaatctTTCTCCTCCCTAAATGCATAATTGCCCTGTAGAACTACATGTAGGTGGTTTCCCTGGCCTGTCTTGAGCGAACTGGTACAACACGGGGGATCCGAAGGGATACATGACACAAGG contains:
- the LOC139489132 gene encoding BTB and MATH domain-containing protein 38-like, with amino-acid sequence MAQMFGTTPTSFTFGSAVGVPTVFGEAPAASVDRHADCTDEIDSKKRLSLFSQHDLIIKIDNIKLHVNKEQLMVQSPVFEKMFTSDFKEKDKQEIELEGKDVNSFVDFLRCTLPGIDEKFTDKTVQSVIPLADEYQTSSTLRKADQFLAEKSKAIGYKITSEQLITNILQAELYQLPSFLEESITIACRKSFEKFVKNPKFNDITSETRLKIALKRWSDMDAVFKSTNHLNHISESVDFYKLHGQPVLPSSPIDEPGPTVGRSGFSFGTSSHKQDLSMSLKPFMQTN